The sequence below is a genomic window from Ciceribacter thiooxidans.
GAAGATGATCATGAAGCTGATCGTCAATGCCGCCGACAGGAAGGTCGTCGGGGCGCACGTGCTCGGCCACGACGCCGGCGAGATGGCGCAGATTCTCGGAATCACGTTGAAGGCGGGTTGTACCAAGGACGATTTCGACCGGACAATGGCCGTTCATCCGACTGCGGCGGAGGAGCTGGTGACCATGTACACGCCGACCTATCGCGTGAAGAACGGCGAGCGCGTCTGAACGACGCGCTCCGCATCTCGGGTCCTCCGGTCAGCTGGCGAGCCGCGGCGTGCCGATGACCTTCTGGAAGAGGGCTTCCATCGCCTCGGTGATGCCCTCGGTCGGGCTCACCTCGAAATAGAGGCCCGGTGAGGCGCAAGACCGCATGCGGTCGGCGATCTCGCTCTGGAACGGTTTGATCCAGTTGTTGTACCAGGCGTTCTGCGGCAGGGGCAGGTAGGTCGTATAGAGGGCCGCGATCTTGATGCCCTTCTTCTTCAACGGTTCGCAAACCGAATAGTCGATCGGCTCCTGGCAGCGTGTCCCGGTCGTCTTCTTGGTGCAGGACGAGCCCTTGGAGCTGTCGGTCAGTCCGTCCGAAACGAAGAAGATCACCTTCTCCGGGTCGGTCTTGTTCTTGCCGCTGCCGCCCTTCTTGATGATTGTCGAAAGATTCTTGAAGGCGTTGTCGAGATCGGTTGCCTGGTCGTGATTGTAGTTCTGGTACGGAATTGACATCAGGTCGATCGCGTTTGCCGACGTGCGTACTGCGTTCATGTCCGACGACAGCGTGGAGATCTCGGTGAGTTTGGTGTCCTTCGCCGACGTACCGAATGTATAGATCCCCATCCGGTACTGGCTCGGGTAGCGCGCAGCTTTCGTGGCGCTATAGGTGAGCTGTTGAACGGCCTCACGAACGACGTCGATCCTCATGGAGACGCCGAGATCCTTGGCGAGGTCGTAATAATCATAGCTCTTCGATTCGTCGTGGCATGCGAAGGCGCACGTATCCGACGTGTGGCGCTCCATCATCTCAATATCCGCCAACGTGGCGCCGACACCCATGGACGGGGTGTTGTCGAGCAACATGTAGAAGTCCATGAAGGTGCCGGTATTGTAGGTCGCGGTCGCCGTTCCGCTCACGTTGATGGTGTCGTGGCTGAGGAGCCTCAGGAAGCTCGTCGGTACCTGCGCCTGGAAGGAGACGACGGCGTTCATCGTGTCGTCTTCCTTCGTTATGTCGATGGAAAGGTCCGTCAGTTTCGTCACCATGCCCGATGGGAGCTGCCCGTCGAAGAGCTTGCGTGCGTCCGCCTCCGCAATGGTGATCTTACCATTCTGCGATGTGCTGATGGCTGCCAGGACGCCGACTGACTGGGTCGAGAGCGCGCCGATGGCCGCCGCGTCGGCTGCCGCAAGCAGGGCCGCGCGCTGCTCGATTGCGTATCCGACGTCGACGGCCATGCCTATTGTGCCGAGAAGCGGAAGTGCAAGAAGCGCCGTGGTGGTGGCAAAATTTCCTGAACGATCCCTAAAATACTGTGCCAGTGAAAGATGCATTTCAGTCTACCTGAGTTCGAGGATTCGCGCGCTCATCGCGCCGAAATCCGCCCGACCAACATCTCGGGCTATATCAAATCTTGTGCATCCCTATTATTTTAGAGTTAATTGCGTAATATTGGCCCTGCAATTCTGATTTCTGGATTAATTTCCGGTTAATCGGAGTTGTCTTCGAAGGCTTGTCGTTTCGTTACTTTTCTCTTGTTTCTCTGGCGGCAAAGCCGCTGCCGGCGCCAACCTCCAGCCAGTCCGCCGTCGGCTTCCACAGCCGTTCGCGATGGGCGGAGCGGAAGAAGCCCAGATGGCCGATCGGCGTGTCACGAGACGCCGGCGAGATCCACGCCGTCTGCTGCGGTGCGCGGACATAATGTTTCAGAATCGCCTGCTGTGCCCGCGGTGTCCCCCAAGGGTCGTCGGTGAGGCCGATGGCGAGGATCGGCGTTTCCACCTCGCCGTAGCGTCGGGCCGCATCCAAGGACAGGTCGGCGAAGAAATATTCGGGGTTGCGGCCCCAGCGCGCCCACTGGCAGAAGATGCTGCCGGGGAGGGTCTCTCCGAGGCCGATCCAGCCCGGCACGCGTCCGGTTATAATCGCGAGAGGAACGCCGATCAGGTTCATCGCCGTGAACACTTTCAGCGGAACGTCAGTGTACCGCCAGTGCCCCGACATCACGGCTACCATCAGGTAGCGCAGGAAGCGCCGGTGCCGGCCGCTCAGCCCGAGCGCCTGCCCGCCGAAGGATTGGCCGACGCCGACCATGGGGTGACCAGGGGCGAGTGCATCGAGCGCGTCGACGGCGGCCGGCATGTCCTTCTCTGCCCAGTCCGCCATCAGGGGCGGACGCTTCCAGCCGGACGGTACTTTCGAAGCGGCGACGCCGCGATAGTCATAGGTGAGAACGGCGTGGAACCCGCGATCCTGAACGAGATAGGTCGCGAAACGACTGTAGAAGCCGCGCGGGACGGCCGCGGCGGACGAGATCAGGGCGAGGGGACCTTCACCGGTGCCGGCGAAGAGCGTTCCTTTCAGCGGAAAGCCATCCGCGGCCTCAAACGTGATGTCCTTCCCGATCACTGCGGCATCGCTCGACATTGGCTCCTCCCGTCCGGCGCAACGCAGATTCCGATATGCATCGATGCTGACGTTTACGTCAATGTAAGTTTTTCATTGCGCCGGCTTTGTGACGGGCTGGTCTGCGGGAGCCGTGCGAAGCCACCGGCACAGCGGTCTGCCGGTCCAGCCGGAGTGGTGCGGTCACGCTCGGGCTTCACCCGAAGTTCGGCTTTCCAAGTCGGCGATAAGAGTTTATAAGCCGCCCATTCGACGGCAGGAGGCCGTCGCACTGCGTGAACAGGTTAGGTTACGATCATGGCACAGAATTGGACCCCGAACAGCTGGAGGCAGAAGCCGATCAAGCAGGTTCCGGCCTATCCGGATGCGGCAGCACTTGCCGATGCGGAAGCTCGTCTTGCCAAGTATCCGCCGCTCGTCTTTGCTGGGGAGGCCCGCCGCCTGAAGAAGGCGCTCGCCAACGTGGCGGAAGGCAACGGGTTCCTGCTGCAGGGCGGCGACTGTGCCGAAAGCTTCGCCGAGCACGGCGCCGACACGATCCGCGACTTCTTCCGCGCCTTCCTGCAGATGGCCGTCGTCCTGACCTTCGGCGCCCAGCTGCCGGTGGTCAAGGTTGGCCGCATCGCGGGTCAGTTCGCCAAGCCGCGCTCCTCGGACTTCGAGAAGCAGGGCGATATCGAGCTGCCGAGCTATCGCGGCGACATCATCAACGGCATCGAATTCACCAGCGAGTCCCGTATTCCCAATCCGGAGCGCCAGATCATGGCGTACCGGCAGTCGGCCGCGACGCTGAACCTGCTGCGCGCCTTTGCGATGGGTGGTTACGCCAACCTCGAGAACGTGCATCAGTGGATGCTCGGTTTCGTGAAGGACAGCCCGCAGGCGGAACGCTACCGCAAGCTCGCCGACCGTATCTCGGAAACCATGGACTTCATGAAGGCCGTCGGCATCTCGTCCGAGAACAATCCGAGCCTTCGTGAGACCGACTTCTTCACCAGCCACGAAGCCCTGCTTCTCGGCTACGAGGAGGCGTTGACCCGCGTCGATTCGACCTCCGGCGATTGGTACGCAACCTCCGGCCACATGATCTGGATCGGCGACCGCACCCGCCAGGCCGACCACGCCCACGTCGAATACTGCCGCGGCATCAAGAACCCGATCGGGCTCAAGTGCGGTCCGTCCTTGCAGGCCGATGATCTCCTGAACCTGATCGACATCCTGAATCCGCAGAATGAGGCCGGCCGGCTGACGCTGATCTGCCGCTTCGGTCACGACAAGGTTGCCGAACACCTGCCGCGCCTCATCCGTGCCGTCGAGCGGGAGGGCCGCAAGGTCGTCTGGTCGTGCGACCCGATGCACGGCAACACGATCACGCTCAACAACTACAAGACCCGTCCGTTTGAGCGCGTACTGGCGGAAGTCGAGAGCTTCTTCCAGATCCATCGTGCCGAAGGTTCGCATCCGGGCGGCATCCATATCGAGATGACCGGCAAGGACGTAACCGAGTGCACCGGCGGCGCGCGTGCCGTGACGGCCGACGACCTTCAGGACCGTTATCACACCCACTGCGACCCGCGGCTCAACGCCGACCAGGCGCTGGAGCTCGCCTTCCTGCTTGCCGAGCGGATGAAGGGCGGACGTGACGAGAAGCGGATGATGGCTGCCAACGCCTGATCGATAAATCTGCTTGAAGCGAGATAAGAGCCGGCCCGCAAGGCCGGCTTTTTCATTGCACGAGGACCGGCCTCCGGCAGGAGGCATAGCTGACGGAGACGTCCGCCTCGCCCACCTTCACACCAAGCGTCAGCAGGGTGTTGTACAGGATCGTGTCGAGCGGCACCGTCAGCGTCGACAGGCTTTGTGCCAGCGCAGTCTGCAGCGATTGAGGCGTCCCGAGCGTCAACGCCGCCACGCGGATGTCGACTTTGAGATTCTCGAGCAGGGAGCGCTGCAGACTCGTCAGTGTCTGGGCTGTAGACACGGATTTCGTCACCCCTCCAGCTATGTCCGTAGCGGTGAAGACCAGCGACTTCTTGTAGAGGTTCGTGACATTGACATCGCCCATGGCCGCTATGTCGATGAGCGCCGTGTCGAGAAGCGTCGCCTTGGTGACGCGTGGCTTCACACCGAAATTCGCGAAGGCCGTCGGATCGACATTTCCGAGCGCCAGTTCGGCCAGGCCGGGGACCGCCTCGATGCCGACATCGGCTTTGCCGTCGGATCGGCATGATATGTCGGCCAGTCGCGCTTCGGCATGGGCGAGTTCGAGGTAGATCGGGACCCTGAGCTTGGCGCCGGCGAGCGCGAGAATGCCGTCGCCGGTGATCTCGAGCGAGAGGCGCGTCTGAGCGGTCCGCACCACCGTTCCGGGATCGCCGACCGCGAGAGGCGGCGTGCCGACCGGTGGCTCGCCGATTGCAAGCCTGAGCGTCGCGGTGGCAAGGCCGGGCACGCTCTGCTTGAGGTCGACCGCCAGCTGAGAATTGCCGTTTGCGGCGACGGCGGCGGCGGTCAGCAGATCGAAGGCGTTCACGTTGACGGTCAGGTTTTCTGCGGTGCCGACCGGCAGGCTGGCCACGGGACCGAGCGTGAGCACGTCGTTGAGGCTCATGGTGATGGCCGTGTGATCGACGGCGGTCGCCAGACGAGCCAGAACCGTGTTCATCCTGCTGGAGAGCCCGGGGTTGCGGCGCATGGCGTCGATGAGGGTGCCGAGTTTGACGTTCGCATCAAGAACGTCCTGATAGGTGCCGGCGGTGAGATTGATGTCGGTCGCGAGCATGTCGATTGTCTTCAGCGCATCGATATGCGTGTCGACCAGAGCTTCGTAATCCATGACGTCGAGGTCGACGGATGTGCCGAGCAGACCGGAGAGCAGGGCGTTCAGCACGCCGCCATGCAGGCTGGCGAGACGACTCCCTACCGAGAAAGCCGCCAGCTTGTCTGCTGCTGCGACTGCTTTCGCCGAGAGGACAGGGGCCTTGGCAAAGGCGGAGGCAAAGTAGAGATCGGCCTGGCGCGTCACCTCGACCTTGACGGCATCGGGGCTGCTTGTCGTCACCGCGAACCGCTCGCCGACGGGGAGCGCAACATTGGGGCTGTAACGGCCGACCGTGACCTTCGCGACCTCTGCAGGCACGCTGTCCGGCGTGATTCCCACCGTACGGCCGTCG
It includes:
- a CDS encoding pilus assembly protein TadG-related protein; this encodes MHLSLAQYFRDRSGNFATTTALLALPLLGTIGMAVDVGYAIEQRAALLAAADAAAIGALSTQSVGVLAAISTSQNGKITIAEADARKLFDGQLPSGMVTKLTDLSIDITKEDDTMNAVVSFQAQVPTSFLRLLSHDTINVSGTATATYNTGTFMDFYMLLDNTPSMGVGATLADIEMMERHTSDTCAFACHDESKSYDYYDLAKDLGVSMRIDVVREAVQQLTYSATKAARYPSQYRMGIYTFGTSAKDTKLTEISTLSSDMNAVRTSANAIDLMSIPYQNYNHDQATDLDNAFKNLSTIIKKGGSGKNKTDPEKVIFFVSDGLTDSSKGSSCTKKTTGTRCQEPIDYSVCEPLKKKGIKIAALYTTYLPLPQNAWYNNWIKPFQSEIADRMRSCASPGLYFEVSPTEGITEAMEALFQKVIGTPRLAS
- a CDS encoding alpha/beta hydrolase family protein encodes the protein MSSDAAVIGKDITFEAADGFPLKGTLFAGTGEGPLALISSAAAVPRGFYSRFATYLVQDRGFHAVLTYDYRGVAASKVPSGWKRPPLMADWAEKDMPAAVDALDALAPGHPMVGVGQSFGGQALGLSGRHRRFLRYLMVAVMSGHWRYTDVPLKVFTAMNLIGVPLAIITGRVPGWIGLGETLPGSIFCQWARWGRNPEYFFADLSLDAARRYGEVETPILAIGLTDDPWGTPRAQQAILKHYVRAPQQTAWISPASRDTPIGHLGFFRSAHRERLWKPTADWLEVGAGSGFAARETREK
- a CDS encoding class II 3-deoxy-7-phosphoheptulonate synthase is translated as MAQNWTPNSWRQKPIKQVPAYPDAAALADAEARLAKYPPLVFAGEARRLKKALANVAEGNGFLLQGGDCAESFAEHGADTIRDFFRAFLQMAVVLTFGAQLPVVKVGRIAGQFAKPRSSDFEKQGDIELPSYRGDIINGIEFTSESRIPNPERQIMAYRQSAATLNLLRAFAMGGYANLENVHQWMLGFVKDSPQAERYRKLADRISETMDFMKAVGISSENNPSLRETDFFTSHEALLLGYEEALTRVDSTSGDWYATSGHMIWIGDRTRQADHAHVEYCRGIKNPIGLKCGPSLQADDLLNLIDILNPQNEAGRLTLICRFGHDKVAEHLPRLIRAVEREGRKVVWSCDPMHGNTITLNNYKTRPFERVLAEVESFFQIHRAEGSHPGGIHIEMTGKDVTECTGGARAVTADDLQDRYHTHCDPRLNADQALELAFLLAERMKGGRDEKRMMAANA
- a CDS encoding TadG family pilus assembly protein, which codes for MGKPTTLRSALLRNNEGNIAISAALVAPLIIGTLALGVDYGNLTLQQRALQQAADLAAISAAAQAAAPEAAVAAYFRANNISIPVLQGDHLIIDGRTVGITPDSVPAEVAKVTVGRYSPNVALPVGERFAVTTSSPDAVKVEVTRQADLYFASAFAKAPVLSAKAVAAADKLAAFSVGSRLASLHGGVLNALLSGLLGTSVDLDVMDYEALVDTHIDALKTIDMLATDINLTAGTYQDVLDANVKLGTLIDAMRRNPGLSSRMNTVLARLATAVDHTAITMSLNDVLTLGPVASLPVGTAENLTVNVNAFDLLTAAAVAANGNSQLAVDLKQSVPGLATATLRLAIGEPPVGTPPLAVGDPGTVVRTAQTRLSLEITGDGILALAGAKLRVPIYLELAHAEARLADISCRSDGKADVGIEAVPGLAELALGNVDPTAFANFGVKPRVTKATLLDTALIDIAAMGDVNVTNLYKKSLVFTATDIAGGVTKSVSTAQTLTSLQRSLLENLKVDIRVAALTLGTPQSLQTALAQSLSTLTVPLDTILYNTLLTLGVKVGEADVSVSYASCRRPVLVQ